The Brevibacillus choshinensis genome includes the window TTCATCAGTTGGTGGAACCTGCCACCATTTAGGAGGAATTATTCATGGATTTCAAACAATACATTCGCGTCATTCCTGATTTCCCACAACCGGGTATTCGTTTTAAAGATATCACTACCCTTTTGAAAGACGGTCCAGCTTACCGCGCTGCAATCGAAGAGCTGGCTGTATTTGCTCGTGAAGTTCAGGCTGATATCATCGCTGGACCAGAAGCACGCGGATTTGTCGTAGGGGCGCCTCTGTCCTATGAAATGAGCATCGGATTTGTACCGATCCGCAAGTCTGGCAAGCTGCCATACGAGACAATCAAAGCCGACTACGACCTTGAATACGGCAAGGATGCACTGGCTGTTCACGTCGATGCGATCCAGCCTGGTCAACGCGTACTGATTGCTGACGACTTGTTGGCAACGGGGGGAACAATCGAAACAACGATCAACCTGATTGAACAATTGGGAGGCAAAGTCGTGGGTGCAGCATTCTTTATCGAGCTGTCCTACCTGGATGGACGCCAAAAAATTGGAGATATTCCAGTGAAATCCTTGGTGCAATATTAATACAAGAGCATTTAAAAAACGGGCCAAATGCCCGTTTTTTGTTTATTTCCTGGACTGTCCATACTTTACAAGGGAAATCAGCTTTACAATACGAACGACTTACAAGATAATAGTATGAAATAGACATGATTATCATTTTCCATCCTAACGCATGACCGATTTTGCGAACCGGCTTCGCAGGACTTTTTTTTTATACTATCGTTTCCTGTCGAACGTTCTCTGGCAGTCTGATAGTGGAGTCCG containing:
- a CDS encoding adenine phosphoribosyltransferase, which encodes MDFKQYIRVIPDFPQPGIRFKDITTLLKDGPAYRAAIEELAVFAREVQADIIAGPEARGFVVGAPLSYEMSIGFVPIRKSGKLPYETIKADYDLEYGKDALAVHVDAIQPGQRVLIADDLLATGGTIETTINLIEQLGGKVVGAAFFIELSYLDGRQKIGDIPVKSLVQY